A window of Nonomuraea angiospora genomic DNA:
CGAGTCCCACGACGAGTACATCTGCCGGGCCTGCCCGTGGTGCAGGGCCATCGCGGCGCAGCGCGAGTCGGGCGCCGACGTGACGGGGCACCTGATGGCCGCGGGCGGGGAGCTGTTCGCCGCGTTCCGCGGCGCGCTGGACTCGCTGAGCAGGCCCGCTCCCCGCGGGCCGCGCGAGGACACGCAGGAGCGCCGCGACCGCGGCGACAGTGTGGAACACATAGATCTGGGATAGGGAGAAAAAGGGGCAATGCTCACGATCGGTGTCGATATCGGCGGGACCAAGGTGGCCGCCGGTGTGGTCGACGACCAGGGCGTGATCGTCGAACACACACTCAGGCCCACCGCCGCCGACCGCCCCGACGTGGTGGCCGAGACGGTGGC
This region includes:
- a CDS encoding DUF5304 family protein, which encodes MTESNTGNDRDPIGTVADEARKLFESIQGRATRQVGRSVFNSFTGAGPRRERDVWEEAVSESHDEYICRACPWCRAIAAQRESGADVTGHLMAAGGELFAAFRGALDSLSRPAPRGPREDTQERRDRGDSVEHIDLG